AAGTAGCTGCCCCCTTCGGGTATCAACTAATTGAGTAATTTTGTCAGTAGAGTGCACATTTCGTACCACTTGCTACAAAAACTTTGCATTCCTTTCCACGGACCCCCAGCCAATAATCTTCCGAGCTTAACATCAGAGGAATGGAACTCACATGGAAGACCTGAGTGAATTGGAGAGGGTTCTGGCCGTCGTCAACAAGCAATTGTCCGGTGACGAGCACGATAAGAGAGGCGACctggggagaagatggttgGGCATCGATGGTAACTACCTTGTGTTGGACTTTTTGGAAGGGAAGGCTCTGCGAGATGAATAAATTGGCAAAAGTTCGAAAACGCGTTGTTTGATAAGTAATCTAGAAAACATAGAGAACATTAAACAGTTGCTTACGACGAGCTTCTCTGTGATCGCGGCAGAGCCTTGTACTTGAGTAGACTCCCAGGTCATCATAGATGTGTCCCTCTGGGATTTAAAAGTCAGTGTTCAGAGCGAAAAGTTGCTACAAGGAGAGCCAACACACGTAAAGAGACGCAAGACCATTACGGTCGGAGTCGAACTGCTGGTAGTAGAACTCTGTGCATGTCAGCTCTGTAAGGCACCAGTACAACTTCCATGTACTCACGAGTGAACTGCTGGGCAATGGAGGTGGGGTCAGACATTGTGGCGGCTGGAGAAAAAAGTCGAGAAGGACGATCGTaaacaacaacagaaaGCACTGGACCTGAACTGAGGgcggagaggagaaagCACAAGGGCATCCGCCGCTGGATGTGCCACTCTCGGCGTTACTGATTTGGTGGAGACGCACGTTGCGGACTGTCCCGATCCAACGAACTGAATGGTTTTTCCGCAAGATACGGCATACGACGACGCGAGCCGCGGGAAGAACGAATCGCGATTTGTCGGATCCGCCTGGGCGCTGTCATGTTGTCCGTGCCTGGATAGTGATATTGACGCGACGACGCTTGACTTTTTTTCGCTGTGCAGGCCCTGGCGCGATATTTTAATTTCGTTGCGGCAGGGCCACTTTTGCTGCGTATAAAGTTGGTAATTTTGGCATCTTTCCGATTCACCATCGCTCCGCTCCTTTGTTAGATTTTTAAGACGCACTTCCTCTCCCCACAGCTCCCCGTAGCCCGCCTATACATTCCCCTAATCATTGTTCCGCATTCTTTCACAGCATGTTCGCTGCCGCTGCTCTcgcttctctcctctccaccatcgCGGCGAATGCCGTCCCTTGCGTCCAGTTTGACTCGTCTTGGAACTTGTATGCTTTCGGAGGCGACCAGGATGTAAAGATCGGGGACAATAGCACCTGGAGCTGTGAGTAAAGTGTAGTTCTGGCGAATAAATTGTTTTGAGCATAGAGTAAATATTGACGTCAGCATTCGTAGCCCCAAGCACGACTCCCTTGTCTACCTCTGGCCGCCCGTAAGTTTTTCTTCGACTTGTAAAAGACCCAAAACGGGAAACTCTGACCATGCATCAGCCCATGGACAGGAAACAATACCCAATGTATTCTCTCCCAAACCAACAATGCTATGTACGTCATTGGCGGCGACAGCGACGATCTGAGCGTAAGTGGTCTAAGCGCCGCAGTCAACACATTTGTCGTCCCGTCGCTAATTAGTAACGTATACAGAGCATCTACGTGTACGACTTTGCGGATGATTCTTGGTCTACTCAAAGTACTTCAAGGACCCCTTCAGATCTTGGAAATTCTCGTTCATCTACCGTGCTCGACCACGACACCAATGTATTCTTCACCCTTACCACCGACTCCGGCCTTTACCAGCTCGATTTGAGTAGCATAACAAATTCCGCCTCAAGCGATTCCCTCAGATGGGAGGCTGTTTCGGACCCCAGCTTTTCTGTCGACGGTTACACTGCCACTCTTGCCCAAGCTGCCAATCAcgttttcttctttggtgTGCCGGGGACCGCCGCTGGCTCGGCCAACCTTTTCGTGGTGCACTACGCCTACTTTCAACCGGAAGCTCAGGCTTTCAGTGGCACTGCATTCCCCGATACAGTCGGTCAGgccatctccatccccaACGTCGACAACAACGTTCCTTACTCAATGGTCTTCATTCCTGACGATTTCTCCGATACCTACATCGTCACCCACTGGACTGATCTTAGTAACTACTCTGTCACTTCTGACGCTCCTTTCGGTCTTGACCTCATCAACTCTACCCAAACTCTCCCCGCTCCTACATCTCAAGATTCCACAGCAGCTTATGCCGCTTCTCCCTATGCCATCGTCCAAGTTGACGCTGCCGGTGGCATCTACTACATGTCTAACCCCGTCCAGTCTGACTACACCGTTTCTTCTAGCGCGTCTTGGGAGAAGCTCGGCTACTCCTTAACTGGTCTGAACGATTCCGCTTCCAAcaactcttcctcgtcttctacCGCTTCTAGCACCTCTACTGCCACCGGAGAAGCTGCTGGCTCTGCTTCTGGTAGTGCCTCCCGCACTAGCTCTACCGACGGTGCCAGCGCTTCTGCTAGTAGCACTTCCAGCTCTAGCTCTGGGGCCGAGAAGATGACTGCCAGTGGCGATATCTTGGGTATCTCTATGGGTGCCCTCGCTCTTGTTGCTAGTATCCTCTTGTAAAACGTCCGGACGATAGTTGGATAGAGGCCAGGAGCCTTGCTAATGAGTAGTAATAACTCGGTCCTTTGGTCAGTGAGCAAAGTAGTGGGGAGTTTAATCTGTACTATTATCTAGTGTCACAGGACATTG
The Cryptococcus neoformans var. neoformans JEC21 chromosome 8 sequence genome window above contains:
- a CDS encoding nuclear transport factor 2 (ntf-2), putative — encoded protein: MSDPTSIAQQFTQFYYQQFDSDRNGLASLYRDTSMMTWESTQVQGSAAITEKLVSLPFQKVQHKVVTIDAQPSSPQVASLIVLVTGQLLVDDGQNPLQFTQVFHLIPEGGSYFVFNDVFRLNYG